The proteins below are encoded in one region of Drosophila virilis strain 15010-1051.87 unplaced genomic scaffold, Dvir_AGI_RSII-ME tig00003822, whole genome shotgun sequence:
- the alphaTub85E gene encoding tubulin alpha-2 chain isoform X1, producing the protein MSSLYVVWSVVLRYEAVKASDCYKAKLLILSFYIDRECISVHIGQAGVQIGNACWELYCLEHGIQPDGHMPSDKTIGGGDDSFNTFFSETSASKHVPRAVFVDLEPTVVDEVRTGTYRQLFHPEQLITGKEDAANNYARGHYTIGKEIVDIVLDRIRKLADQCTGLQGFLVFHSFGGGTGSGFTSLLMERLSVDYGKKSKLEFSIYPAPQVSTAVVEPYNSILTTHTTLEHSDCAFMVDNEAIYDICRRNLDIERPTYMNLNRLIGQIVSSITASLRFDGALNVDLTEFQTNLVPYPRIHFPLATYAPVISVEKAYHEQLTVAEITNACFEPANQMVKCDPRHGKYMACCMLYRGDVVPKDVNAAIATIKTKRSIQFVDWCPTGFKVGINYQPPTVVPGGDLAKVQRAVCMLSNTTAIAEAWARLDHKFDLMYAKRAFVHWYVGEGMEEGEFSEAREDLAALEKDYEEVGLDSNTYVDEGDEY; encoded by the exons atgtccagtctatatgttgtttggtcaGTGGTTTTACGTTATGAAGCGGTAAAAGCCTCAGACTGCTATAAAGCTAAACTGCTCATTCTTAGTTTCTATATTGAT AGGGAGTGCATTTCAGTTCATATAGGGCAAGCTGGAGTTCAGATTGGTAACGCTTGCTGGGAATTATATTGCCTAGAGCATGGAATTCAGCCTGATGGACATATGCCCTCTGATAAAACAATTGGTGGCGGGGATGACTCCTTTAATACTTTTTTTAGTGAAACTAGTGCCAGTAAGCACGTGCCACGTGCAGTTTTCGTTGACTTAGAGCCAACTGTTGTTGATGAAGTTCGTACTGGTACATATCGACAGCTCTTCCACCCCGAACAGTTGATCACTGGCAAGGAGGATGCAGCCAACAACTACGCCCGTGGTCATTATACAATAGGAAAGGAAATTGTGGATATAGTACTAGATCGTATCCGTAAGCTTGCTGATCAGTGCACTGGTCTTCAGGGATTTTTAGTATTCCATTCATTCGGCGGAGGAACAGGCTCTGGGTTTACTTCATTGCTAATGGAACGTCTATCAGTTGATTACGGAAAGAAATCAAAACTAGAATTTTCAATTTACCCAGCTCCACAA gtTTCAACTGCGGTGGTCGAgccatacaactcaattttgacCACCCACACCACTCTCGAACACTCTGACTGCGCATTCATGGTTGACAACGAAGCCATATATGACATTTGCCGTCGCAATTTAGACATTGAGCGTCCCACCTATATGAACCTAAATCGTTTAATTGGTCAAATAGTTTCCTCAATAACAGCGTCGTTGCGCTTCGACGGAGCGCTTAATGTTGATTTAACTGAGTTTCAAACCAATTTGGTTCCCTACCCACGCATTCATTTTCCCCTGGCGACATATGCTCCAGTAATTTCCGTTGAAAAAGCTTATCATGAGCAACTAACTGTTGCTGAAATAACAAATGCATGCTTCGAACCCGCAAATCAGATGGTCAAATGTGATCCGAGGCACGGAAAATATATGGCATGCTGCATGCTCTATCGCGGTGATGTGGTACCTAAAGATGTTAATGCAGCAATCGCtacaatcaaaacaaaacgatCAATTCAGTTCGTTGACTGGTGTCCAACTGGCTTTAAAGTTGGTATTAACTATCAACCACCCACTGTGGTGCCAGGAGGCGATCTAGCAAAAGTTCAACGCGCGGTGTGCATGTTATCTAACACCACAGCCATAGCTGAAGCCTGGGCTCGTTTGGATCATAAGTTTGATTTAATGTATGCCAAGCGTGCTTTTGTACACTGGTACGTTGGAGAAGGTATGGAAGAAGGAGAATTCTCTGAAGCTAGGGAGGATCTAGCCGCTCTTGAGAAGGATTATGAAGAGGTGGGACTTGACTCAAATACCTATGTAGACGAAGGTGATGAGTACTAA
- the alphaTub85E gene encoding tubulin alpha-2 chain isoform X3, translating into MSSLYVVWSVVLRYEAVKASDCYKAKLLILSFYIDRECISVHIGQAGVQIGNACWELYCLEHGIQPDGHMPSDKTIGGGDDSFNTFFSETSASKHVPRAVFVDLEPTVVDEVRTGTYRQLFHPEQLITGKEDAANNYARGHYTIGKEIVDIVLDRIRKLADQCTGLQGFLVFHSFGGGTGSGFTSLLMERLSVDYGKKSKLEFSIYPAPQPDKESE; encoded by the exons atgtccagtctatatgttgtttggtcaGTGGTTTTACGTTATGAAGCGGTAAAAGCCTCAGACTGCTATAAAGCTAAACTGCTCATTCTTAGTTTCTATATTGAT AGGGAGTGCATTTCAGTTCATATAGGGCAAGCTGGAGTTCAGATTGGTAACGCTTGCTGGGAATTATATTGCCTAGAGCATGGAATTCAGCCTGATGGACATATGCCCTCTGATAAAACAATTGGTGGCGGGGATGACTCCTTTAATACTTTTTTTAGTGAAACTAGTGCCAGTAAGCACGTGCCACGTGCAGTTTTCGTTGACTTAGAGCCAACTGTTGTTGATGAAGTTCGTACTGGTACATATCGACAGCTCTTCCACCCCGAACAGTTGATCACTGGCAAGGAGGATGCAGCCAACAACTACGCCCGTGGTCATTATACAATAGGAAAGGAAATTGTGGATATAGTACTAGATCGTATCCGTAAGCTTGCTGATCAGTGCACTGGTCTTCAGGGATTTTTAGTATTCCATTCATTCGGCGGAGGAACAGGCTCTGGGTTTACTTCATTGCTAATGGAACGTCTATCAGTTGATTACGGAAAGAAATCAAAACTAGAATTTTCAATTTACCCAGCTCCACAA CCTGACAAGGAAAGCGAATGA
- the alphaTub85E gene encoding tubulin alpha-2 chain isoform X2 — translation MRECISVHIGQAGVQIGNACWELYCLEHGIQPDGHMPSDKTIGGGDDSFNTFFSETSASKHVPRAVFVDLEPTVVDEVRTGTYRQLFHPEQLITGKEDAANNYARGHYTIGKEIVDIVLDRIRKLADQCTGLQGFLVFHSFGGGTGSGFTSLLMERLSVDYGKKSKLEFSIYPAPQVSTAVVEPYNSILTTHTTLEHSDCAFMVDNEAIYDICRRNLDIERPTYMNLNRLIGQIVSSITASLRFDGALNVDLTEFQTNLVPYPRIHFPLATYAPVISVEKAYHEQLTVAEITNACFEPANQMVKCDPRHGKYMACCMLYRGDVVPKDVNAAIATIKTKRSIQFVDWCPTGFKVGINYQPPTVVPGGDLAKVQRAVCMLSNTTAIAEAWARLDHKFDLMYAKRAFVHWYVGEGMEEGEFSEAREDLAALEKDYEEVGLDSNTYVDEGDEY, via the exons ATG AGGGAGTGCATTTCAGTTCATATAGGGCAAGCTGGAGTTCAGATTGGTAACGCTTGCTGGGAATTATATTGCCTAGAGCATGGAATTCAGCCTGATGGACATATGCCCTCTGATAAAACAATTGGTGGCGGGGATGACTCCTTTAATACTTTTTTTAGTGAAACTAGTGCCAGTAAGCACGTGCCACGTGCAGTTTTCGTTGACTTAGAGCCAACTGTTGTTGATGAAGTTCGTACTGGTACATATCGACAGCTCTTCCACCCCGAACAGTTGATCACTGGCAAGGAGGATGCAGCCAACAACTACGCCCGTGGTCATTATACAATAGGAAAGGAAATTGTGGATATAGTACTAGATCGTATCCGTAAGCTTGCTGATCAGTGCACTGGTCTTCAGGGATTTTTAGTATTCCATTCATTCGGCGGAGGAACAGGCTCTGGGTTTACTTCATTGCTAATGGAACGTCTATCAGTTGATTACGGAAAGAAATCAAAACTAGAATTTTCAATTTACCCAGCTCCACAA gtTTCAACTGCGGTGGTCGAgccatacaactcaattttgacCACCCACACCACTCTCGAACACTCTGACTGCGCATTCATGGTTGACAACGAAGCCATATATGACATTTGCCGTCGCAATTTAGACATTGAGCGTCCCACCTATATGAACCTAAATCGTTTAATTGGTCAAATAGTTTCCTCAATAACAGCGTCGTTGCGCTTCGACGGAGCGCTTAATGTTGATTTAACTGAGTTTCAAACCAATTTGGTTCCCTACCCACGCATTCATTTTCCCCTGGCGACATATGCTCCAGTAATTTCCGTTGAAAAAGCTTATCATGAGCAACTAACTGTTGCTGAAATAACAAATGCATGCTTCGAACCCGCAAATCAGATGGTCAAATGTGATCCGAGGCACGGAAAATATATGGCATGCTGCATGCTCTATCGCGGTGATGTGGTACCTAAAGATGTTAATGCAGCAATCGCtacaatcaaaacaaaacgatCAATTCAGTTCGTTGACTGGTGTCCAACTGGCTTTAAAGTTGGTATTAACTATCAACCACCCACTGTGGTGCCAGGAGGCGATCTAGCAAAAGTTCAACGCGCGGTGTGCATGTTATCTAACACCACAGCCATAGCTGAAGCCTGGGCTCGTTTGGATCATAAGTTTGATTTAATGTATGCCAAGCGTGCTTTTGTACACTGGTACGTTGGAGAAGGTATGGAAGAAGGAGAATTCTCTGAAGCTAGGGAGGATCTAGCCGCTCTTGAGAAGGATTATGAAGAGGTGGGACTTGACTCAAATACCTATGTAGACGAAGGTGATGAGTACTAA